A DNA window from Paenibacillus andongensis contains the following coding sequences:
- a CDS encoding type I restriction endonuclease subunit R, whose product MQDNEKRFEQDIESFLLSPMGGYIKGDLKTYNRDKAIDMDKLVTFLSSSQSKEWERQVKRDGADAEARLYRCLQTNIDSEGLISVLRHGIIDRGIKFKLAFFRPETSLNTDVVKQYNENILTCTRQFKYSTQNENSIDMVLSLNGIPVVAIELKNQLKGQSVDNAKRQFMYDRDPKEFIFGFNNRLLVYFAVDLYEIAMTTELKGKDTYFLPFNQGSSGAGEVGGAGNPAGNGKGYVTSYLWEKVLQKDTLLDILQRYIHLDISESTEKVNGKRKTKTSKKIIFPRYHQLDVVTKLISDVKVNSSGKNYLIQHSAGSGKSNSIAWLAYRLSTLHDKDNNSVFTSVIVVTDRRVLDNQLQNTISGFDHIEGIVETIDDKKTSKDLRDAINDGKKIIITTLQKFPVIYEEIDDNKGRRFAIIVDEAHSSQTGNSAKKLKAALADVEEALKEYAEIENAAESEVEDMEDNLVKELITHGRHKNLSFFAFTATPKEKTLEMFGQKQDDGTFRAFHIYSMRQAIEEEFILDVLKNYMTYKTCYKIAKNTEENPEVPTTKAVKAVRRYQELHPHNLQQKTAVMVEQFREITKNKIGGNAKAMVVTASRLHAVRYYHEFKRYVEKNKYDDIDILIAFSGVINDLNDYGDAEAYTEEGMNKREDGSTIKEKQLPEEFHHDFNCLIVAEKYQTGFDEPLLHTMFIDKKLDGVKAVQTLSRLNRTCRGKEDTFILDFVNSTEDMKKSFSRFYEATILNEEININLIYQAQSLLRKFKLYNDADIENFIKIYYKDGQQTDKDLGKMTALLKPVVERYNNLDAEGRYEYRMTIRNFNKWYSYIAQIIRMFDKSLQKEFAFTSYLANLLPKENDKKVDLEDKLRLEFYKLEETFKGDIVLETNSTYQTLINPKKFVPESIIVSDDELLDNIIKKINERFNGVFTEGDKVIVETIYNRVVKDNNKLKTYAKNNDAEVFERSIFPEIFKKIAQECYMDSMTSFSKLFEDKKFYNSVMEEIARESYKDLRSAK is encoded by the coding sequence ATGCAGGACAATGAAAAACGCTTTGAACAGGATATAGAGAGTTTTTTGCTTTCCCCTATGGGAGGTTACATCAAAGGCGATCTTAAAACATATAACCGTGACAAAGCTATTGATATGGATAAGCTCGTTACCTTTCTTTCCTCTTCGCAATCAAAAGAGTGGGAACGCCAAGTTAAGCGTGATGGAGCAGACGCAGAGGCTCGGCTTTATCGCTGTTTACAAACCAATATTGATAGTGAAGGTTTAATCTCAGTATTAAGGCACGGCATCATTGACCGCGGCATCAAGTTTAAACTTGCCTTTTTTAGACCAGAAACAAGCCTGAATACTGACGTAGTAAAACAATATAACGAAAATATTCTAACTTGTACACGCCAGTTTAAATATTCCACACAAAATGAAAATTCTATTGATATGGTACTATCCCTTAATGGAATCCCAGTTGTTGCAATAGAGTTGAAAAATCAACTTAAAGGACAATCGGTCGACAATGCCAAAAGGCAGTTTATGTATGACCGTGATCCAAAAGAGTTCATTTTTGGTTTTAATAACAGGCTACTTGTATACTTTGCTGTTGACCTTTATGAAATTGCAATGACAACTGAGCTAAAGGGCAAGGATACTTACTTTTTACCGTTTAATCAAGGCTCTAGTGGTGCAGGTGAAGTTGGTGGTGCAGGCAACCCAGCAGGCAATGGTAAAGGCTATGTTACCTCTTATTTATGGGAAAAGGTTTTACAAAAAGACACCTTGCTTGACATATTACAAAGATATATACATTTAGATATTTCGGAATCAACCGAAAAAGTAAATGGCAAACGAAAGACAAAGACAAGCAAGAAAATAATTTTCCCTCGTTATCATCAGCTTGATGTTGTAACAAAACTTATATCAGATGTAAAAGTAAATAGTAGCGGAAAGAATTATTTGATTCAGCATTCAGCAGGTTCTGGTAAGAGTAATTCTATCGCATGGCTTGCTTATCGCTTATCAACCCTACATGATAAGGACAATAACAGCGTATTTACTTCTGTAATCGTTGTAACAGACCGCCGTGTGCTTGATAATCAGCTTCAAAACACAATATCAGGCTTTGACCATATAGAAGGTATTGTTGAAACTATTGACGATAAGAAAACCTCAAAAGACTTACGTGATGCTATAAACGATGGCAAGAAAATTATTATCACAACACTTCAAAAGTTCCCAGTAATCTATGAAGAAATAGACGATAACAAAGGTAGAAGATTTGCTATCATTGTTGACGAAGCTCATTCTTCTCAAACTGGTAATAGTGCTAAGAAATTAAAAGCAGCTTTGGCAGATGTGGAAGAAGCCTTAAAAGAATATGCCGAGATTGAAAACGCAGCAGAGTCCGAAGTTGAAGATATGGAAGATAACCTTGTAAAAGAGTTAATCACCCACGGACGACACAAGAATTTATCGTTCTTTGCTTTTACAGCAACCCCAAAAGAGAAAACCCTTGAAATGTTTGGTCAAAAGCAAGATGATGGCACTTTCCGTGCTTTTCATATTTACAGTATGCGACAAGCGATTGAAGAAGAATTTATACTTGATGTGCTTAAAAACTATATGACTTACAAGACCTGCTATAAAATTGCAAAGAATACAGAAGAAAACCCAGAAGTACCAACCACAAAGGCGGTAAAGGCAGTTCGCCGTTATCAGGAGTTGCACCCACATAATTTGCAACAAAAAACAGCGGTAATGGTAGAGCAGTTTAGAGAAATAACAAAAAATAAAATTGGTGGTAATGCTAAGGCTATGGTGGTTACAGCATCTCGTCTTCATGCTGTGCGTTATTATCACGAGTTTAAGCGTTATGTCGAAAAAAATAAGTATGATGACATTGATATTCTAATCGCTTTTTCAGGCGTCATAAATGACCTTAACGATTACGGCGACGCAGAGGCCTATACAGAAGAAGGTATGAATAAGCGAGAAGACGGCTCAACCATTAAAGAGAAGCAATTGCCAGAAGAATTTCATCACGATTTTAATTGTCTAATTGTTGCAGAAAAGTATCAGACAGGGTTTGATGAACCTTTGCTGCATACAATGTTTATTGATAAAAAACTTGATGGCGTAAAAGCTGTTCAAACACTATCAAGGCTAAATCGCACTTGCCGTGGTAAAGAGGATACATTTATTTTGGACTTTGTAAACTCCACAGAGGATATGAAAAAATCGTTCTCTCGTTTTTATGAAGCTACCATACTAAATGAAGAAATAAATATCAACCTAATTTATCAGGCACAGAGTTTATTACGTAAATTTAAGCTATACAACGATGCTGACATAGAAAATTTCATTAAGATTTATTACAAGGATGGACAGCAGACAGATAAAGACCTTGGCAAAATGACAGCTTTATTGAAGCCTGTGGTTGAAAGATACAATAATCTTGATGCAGAAGGTCGTTATGAATACCGCATGACCATTAGAAACTTTAACAAGTGGTATTCTTATATTGCACAAATTATAAGAATGTTTGACAAGAGCCTTCAAAAGGAATTTGCCTTTACTTCATATCTTGCTAACTTGCTACCAAAAGAAAATGACAAGAAAGTTGATTTAGAAGACAAGCTGCGCTTAGAGTTTTATAAGCTTGAGGAAACTTTCAAAGGTGATATTGTTCTTGAAACCAATTCGACCTATCAAACACTCATAAATCCAAAAAAATTCGTTCCAGAATCTATAATTGTAAGTGATGATGAGCTTTTGGACAATATTATTAAAAAGATTAATGAACGTTTTAATGGTGTGTTTACAGAGGGTGATAAGGTTATCGTAGAAACAATTTATAATAGGGTTGTAAAAGACAACAATAAGCTTAAAACCTATGCCAAAAATAATGATGCAGAAGTGTTTGAACGAAGCATCTTCCCTGAAATCTTTAAAAAGATTGCACAGGAATGCTATATGGATTCTATGACCTCATTCTCCAAGCTTTTTGAAGATAAGAAGTTTTATAATTCTGTAATGGAAGAAATCGCAAGGGAATCTTATAAGGATTTGAGAAGTGCAAAGTAG
- a CDS encoding C39 family peptidase, which produces MTSVGPETKVSTSDKPNTFKIHNDISESHFDKEHHIDVPVMSQYPEYVNGCEITSLAMLSTYLKLPYDRQDLINMLAKDVTPRQGGQDGSIDVWGDPNQGFVGDITGSDMGYGVYHKPIRDLLAHIYNDHALDMTGNEFSEVEKQVALDHPVIIWTTSNFTPSNEWVEWKAKDGSTIHATFEEHAVLLVGYDEENVYVNNPLNGKKAEKIAKQPFIESWKQLGKQAVTYVP; this is translated from the coding sequence ATGACATCTGTTGGTCCAGAAACAAAGGTATCAACATCTGACAAACCAAATACATTTAAAATCCATAATGATATTAGTGAGAGTCATTTCGACAAGGAACATCATATAGATGTCCCCGTTATGTCCCAGTATCCTGAGTACGTAAATGGCTGCGAGATTACGAGCTTGGCCATGCTATCTACTTATCTGAAACTCCCATATGACAGGCAGGATCTTATCAATATGTTAGCTAAGGATGTGACTCCACGTCAGGGTGGTCAAGACGGTTCAATTGATGTATGGGGAGATCCAAACCAAGGCTTTGTTGGCGATATTACTGGAAGTGATATGGGCTATGGGGTATATCATAAGCCTATAAGAGATTTACTTGCACATATTTATAATGACCACGCACTTGATATGACTGGGAATGAATTTAGTGAGGTTGAGAAACAAGTTGCACTCGACCATCCCGTTATCATTTGGACAACATCAAACTTCACTCCTTCAAATGAATGGGTTGAATGGAAGGCCAAAGATGGCAGCACAATTCATGCTACTTTTGAAGAACACGCTGTTCTGCTAGTAGGTTATGACGAAGAAAATGTGTACGTGAATAACCCGCTCAACGGGAAAAAAGCAGAGAAAATAGCAAAGCAGCCATTCATTGAAAGCTGGAAGCAGCTAGGGAAACAGGCTGTTACCTATGTCCCCTGA
- a CDS encoding OmpA family protein produces the protein MSRGYRNVKRFLPHGQEEEKESFWVSYTDLMSALLIIFALVLMVMMFDTQTAYEEAKSAIDDKAEVMKQKEDAIKEKDKLIEEVLGVKSKIILELVKAFKDSELNLQVDQQTGTIRFSGGVFFGTDSSAVSDTGKAYLEKFIPQYIGILMSDQFRGQVAQIIVEGHTDTDGTYLYNLKLSQDRALSVVQQIFAPSFPNFKYKDELKQVITANGRSFAVPIYKQDGTVDADKSRRVEFKFRLKDEQLLDKLQGLMQADGK, from the coding sequence ATGTCTCGAGGTTATCGCAATGTGAAACGTTTCCTCCCACATGGCCAGGAGGAAGAAAAAGAAAGCTTTTGGGTATCGTACACGGACCTTATGTCTGCACTACTTATTATATTTGCGCTAGTTCTTATGGTTATGATGTTTGATACACAGACAGCGTATGAAGAGGCTAAATCTGCTATTGACGATAAAGCTGAAGTCATGAAACAGAAAGAAGATGCTATTAAGGAAAAAGACAAGCTCATCGAGGAGGTACTCGGTGTAAAGTCAAAAATTATTCTGGAATTAGTGAAGGCTTTCAAAGATTCAGAACTCAATCTTCAGGTGGATCAGCAAACGGGAACAATTCGATTTTCCGGCGGAGTATTTTTCGGAACGGATAGTAGCGCTGTATCTGATACAGGAAAAGCATATTTAGAGAAGTTCATTCCACAGTATATTGGAATTCTTATGTCTGATCAATTTAGAGGACAAGTCGCTCAAATTATTGTAGAGGGACATACTGACACGGATGGTACGTACCTTTATAATTTGAAACTCTCCCAGGATAGGGCGCTTTCTGTTGTGCAACAAATCTTTGCACCGAGCTTTCCTAATTTCAAATACAAGGATGAATTAAAACAAGTGATTACGGCAAATGGTCGTTCATTTGCAGTTCCCATTTATAAACAGGATGGCACCGTAGATGCTGATAAATCGCGACGTGTTGAATTTAAATTTCGCTTAAAAGATGAACAGCTTCTTGATAAACTTCAGGGGTTGATGCAAGCTGATGGAAAATAA
- a CDS encoding DEAD/DEAH box helicase, whose protein sequence is MSLFKRFFGNEKNDEYRPIQIKKKFIESGLSLALVREGVEELVRFPLNLTITQLKKETQLENLEILETLWYDELLHDESDGYHLQYTDILKLPSEVREFMGILDPEKPELLLGHEGAVGTSRFQFVLHKSYGQWRNVEQTSKIVGPWVALPDGSMHLLDPDTYEIDQMIRNSPDPRDAEQIFSYVAEVRNRANRLGIPLDTYLERQEYLFVDNLELQVEYDNKKIHIQPAYVSNEIDPTLLESLNDKGARFAVGAGREKVFVDPRVWEHANKIKEVPPIQGDDIPRFAENPEAFIPDIEGLDLSLFGERVKSLGIRVYRAQPFVHAKPSERGWFQIETGFSAVDETGEIWQSFKPDEFQALIRQARDSGNEYFEWNGNWLRIPPEVDDFIRSTGEVHKQFGEKPMVDITSLPYILEIYENIGQLEFNAPILQAHQELRDQGVLDRTPPGSFQATLKAFQQDGYVWMKMLHFRKWGGLLADDMGLGKTIQVISLLSYLQQTNRLTPTLIVVPKTLIDNWEKEMTKFAPFLLPSLYLHRGTDRIKSPEALRQIGITITTYHTLVRDQLVFGQVEWQAIICDEAQAIKNPSTAASHVLKAMKSKFRLAMTGTPVENGLSELWSIMDYVQPGLLGSLSEFKREFITPLEAGEGDSVVEQRLLAKLSYVYKRRTKSEELAGQLPPKHHHVIQVPLGDVQKRLYAEIIELVKSKMMDGLQAIQRLKLLSSHPGLIAPEWINLPPEMVPKLLHTLQIIDDVKSKGEKVLIFTEYLKMQDILKSAIRDRFGIIPFVINGMTDRRQLVVDEFNRKPGFDVLILSPKAAGTGLTITSANHVIHYTRWWNPAVENQATDRAYRIGQDKPVHVYCPIVTDNEGVLKQGTVEEIVHRILSEKQELASSIIVSSRKLDLENEILQQFSKQ, encoded by the coding sequence ATGTCTTTATTTAAGCGTTTTTTTGGCAATGAGAAGAACGACGAATATAGACCGATTCAGATTAAGAAGAAATTTATCGAAAGCGGTCTTAGCCTTGCTCTGGTCCGTGAGGGAGTCGAGGAACTTGTGCGCTTCCCACTTAACTTAACGATTACTCAATTAAAAAAGGAAACTCAGCTGGAAAATTTAGAAATACTTGAAACCTTATGGTATGACGAATTACTACATGATGAATCGGATGGATATCATTTGCAGTACACAGATATACTTAAACTTCCTAGTGAAGTAAGGGAATTCATGGGCATACTTGATCCAGAAAAACCAGAGCTTTTGCTAGGCCACGAAGGGGCAGTTGGTACTTCTCGTTTTCAGTTTGTGTTACATAAGAGTTATGGGCAGTGGCGTAATGTTGAACAGACATCTAAAATAGTTGGACCATGGGTGGCTCTTCCTGATGGTTCCATGCACCTACTGGATCCTGACACATATGAAATAGATCAGATGATTCGCAATAGTCCAGATCCTCGGGATGCTGAACAAATATTCTCCTATGTTGCAGAAGTTCGTAACAGGGCAAATCGGTTAGGTATTCCACTAGATACATATCTTGAGCGTCAGGAATATCTCTTCGTCGATAACCTTGAGCTTCAGGTCGAGTACGATAATAAGAAAATTCATATACAACCAGCCTATGTATCAAATGAGATAGATCCAACTTTACTAGAGAGTTTGAATGACAAGGGAGCTAGATTCGCGGTTGGAGCAGGTCGTGAAAAAGTATTTGTGGATCCCAGAGTCTGGGAACATGCTAACAAAATTAAAGAGGTTCCACCCATTCAAGGAGATGACATTCCAAGATTTGCAGAGAATCCAGAAGCCTTTATACCGGACATTGAAGGGTTAGATTTATCTTTATTTGGTGAACGAGTTAAATCTTTGGGAATTCGCGTATATCGAGCACAGCCATTCGTACATGCGAAACCATCAGAACGAGGCTGGTTTCAAATTGAAACAGGTTTTTCAGCAGTAGATGAGACTGGAGAAATTTGGCAATCCTTCAAACCTGATGAGTTTCAGGCACTGATTCGCCAAGCTAGAGATAGCGGGAATGAATATTTTGAGTGGAATGGAAACTGGTTACGCATTCCACCTGAAGTGGATGACTTTATCCGATCGACGGGAGAAGTCCATAAACAGTTTGGTGAAAAACCGATGGTTGATATCACCTCACTTCCTTATATTTTGGAAATATACGAAAATATAGGCCAACTTGAATTCAATGCACCCATTTTGCAGGCGCATCAAGAATTACGAGATCAAGGTGTCTTGGATCGTACACCTCCGGGTTCCTTCCAGGCTACATTAAAAGCGTTCCAGCAAGACGGGTATGTTTGGATGAAAATGCTTCACTTCCGGAAGTGGGGCGGACTTTTAGCGGATGACATGGGTCTTGGTAAGACTATTCAGGTTATTTCACTTCTGTCTTATCTGCAGCAAACGAATCGATTAACTCCTACTTTAATCGTTGTGCCTAAGACCTTAATCGATAACTGGGAGAAGGAGATGACGAAATTCGCTCCTTTTTTACTGCCGAGTTTGTATTTACATCGGGGTACAGACAGGATTAAGTCACCTGAAGCCTTAAGACAGATAGGAATAACCATAACAACCTATCATACGTTAGTTCGTGATCAGCTTGTATTTGGACAGGTCGAATGGCAGGCAATTATTTGCGATGAGGCCCAGGCGATAAAGAATCCATCTACCGCTGCAAGCCATGTGCTTAAAGCGATGAAATCGAAATTCAGATTAGCGATGACAGGGACCCCTGTAGAGAATGGCCTAAGCGAACTATGGTCGATCATGGACTACGTTCAACCAGGCTTACTTGGAAGTTTAAGTGAGTTTAAACGGGAGTTTATTACACCACTTGAAGCCGGTGAAGGTGACTCGGTTGTGGAGCAACGGTTGCTAGCCAAGTTATCCTACGTATACAAAAGAAGGACGAAATCGGAGGAGTTGGCAGGGCAGCTGCCACCCAAGCATCATCATGTTATACAAGTTCCTCTTGGGGATGTTCAGAAACGCTTATATGCCGAAATCATTGAACTGGTAAAATCAAAAATGATGGATGGACTGCAGGCGATTCAACGGTTAAAACTGTTAAGTTCACACCCTGGACTCATCGCGCCTGAATGGATTAATCTTCCTCCGGAAATGGTGCCTAAACTATTGCACACGCTTCAAATTATAGATGACGTTAAATCTAAAGGTGAAAAAGTACTTATTTTTACAGAGTATCTTAAGATGCAGGATATTTTAAAATCAGCGATTCGAGATCGATTTGGTATTATTCCTTTTGTTATTAATGGTATGACTGATCGTAGACAATTGGTTGTCGATGAGTTTAACCGAAAGCCAGGATTTGATGTTTTAATTTTGTCTCCAAAAGCTGCAGGTACGGGTTTGACGATTACGTCAGCAAATCATGTCATCCATTATACACGTTGGTGGAATCCTGCCGTAGAGAATCAAGCAACAGATCGTGCATACCGGATCGGTCAAGATAAACCTGTTCATGTATATTGTCCTATTGTCACAGACAATGAAGGCGTGTTGAAGCAGGGGACTGTTGAAGAGATTGTTCACCGAATCTTATCTGAGAAACAAGAGCTGGCCTCTTCAATAATAGTTTCTAGTCGGAAACTTGATCTGGAAAATGAAATTTTACAACAGTTTAGTAAGCAATGA
- a CDS encoding Z1 domain-containing protein, with translation MVTLTENKETGTFYPRLLELNNYDEIMQKCITRTVEKLQSQDTSKRPGMLLGKIQSGKTRTFIGVMAYAYDQGFDVVIILTKNSNALAQQTTERLAREFNVLIDNELMRVYDIMKLPDHLKKYALRQKLAFVVKKETKNMDKLRNAFFERYPVLAEKKILFIDDEADLASISFEKDKESEIMELRTIASKIDKMRADLSDSSFLQVTATPYSLYLQPEDMIVHEFKKYEPVRPAFTELVPIHDKYVGGEMYFENSQIDGHMAKFLFEEVTENELDVLKKIDKRRTRGNSLITHKNIRSMRNALVNFLVGGGIRRWQQQQLKQKQRKYSLIVHTERGKGAHAWQELIMSDLEEELRIAAHENQPIFQELMEEAYSNVLRSLTTIDIIIPSFEEVVELVKEALIEEEVTISIVNSEKDVDRLLDETGQLRLDSPFNIFIGGQILDRGVTIDNLIGFFYGRNPKQFQQDTVLQHSRMYGARPLEDVAVTRFYTTQHIWNIMNKIHEFDTALREAFERGGHEQGIIFIQKDLANKIVPCSPNKIMLSQLTVLKPHKRILPVGFNTKSRTAIEKTVNQISQLLVDAEKKSALRDESNFTISVELAKEILTLAHSTVEMEDGYAWEISEYYSILDYLTKEVDQNPESLIWVVRRENRNIKRKDDNNKYENSPDTPKGERGELTVARRLSTDIPALIMLCQNGLVENGWRGAKFWWPVLIVPKNITTTIYSKKTTN, from the coding sequence ATGGTTACATTGACTGAGAATAAAGAAACAGGTACTTTCTATCCTAGATTATTGGAACTTAATAACTATGATGAAATAATGCAAAAATGTATAACAAGAACAGTTGAAAAGTTGCAGTCCCAAGACACATCTAAACGCCCAGGGATGTTACTTGGAAAAATTCAATCAGGTAAGACGCGGACGTTTATTGGGGTAATGGCATATGCTTATGATCAAGGATTCGATGTTGTTATTATTTTAACTAAAAATTCTAATGCATTAGCCCAACAGACAACGGAGAGGTTGGCCCGGGAATTCAATGTGCTTATAGATAATGAACTTATGCGTGTTTATGACATTATGAAATTACCGGATCATCTGAAAAAGTATGCTTTAAGGCAAAAATTAGCATTCGTCGTCAAAAAAGAAACGAAAAATATGGATAAACTTCGAAATGCTTTCTTTGAGCGGTATCCAGTTTTAGCGGAGAAGAAAATTCTATTTATTGATGATGAGGCTGACTTAGCCAGTATCTCGTTTGAAAAAGATAAAGAGAGCGAGATCATGGAGTTGAGGACAATTGCAAGTAAAATAGATAAAATGAGAGCCGACTTGAGTGATTCTTCATTTTTACAAGTTACGGCTACCCCATACTCTCTTTATTTACAGCCTGAAGATATGATTGTCCATGAGTTTAAAAAGTATGAGCCTGTTCGCCCTGCTTTTACTGAGTTGGTGCCAATTCATGATAAGTACGTCGGTGGTGAAATGTATTTTGAAAACTCACAAATTGATGGTCATATGGCTAAATTTTTATTCGAAGAGGTTACAGAGAATGAGCTAGATGTTCTCAAAAAAATAGATAAGCGGCGGACACGAGGGAACTCACTAATCACACATAAAAATATCCGTTCTATGCGAAATGCGCTTGTGAATTTTCTAGTTGGCGGTGGAATTCGTCGGTGGCAGCAGCAACAATTGAAACAGAAACAGAGAAAGTACTCCTTGATTGTACATACGGAGAGGGGAAAGGGAGCACATGCGTGGCAGGAATTGATAATGTCCGACTTGGAAGAGGAGTTAAGAATTGCAGCTCATGAGAATCAACCTATTTTTCAAGAATTAATGGAAGAGGCCTATTCTAATGTATTACGTTCCTTAACTACTATAGATATTATTATTCCATCATTTGAGGAAGTCGTCGAACTTGTAAAAGAAGCATTAATTGAAGAGGAAGTAACGATATCAATCGTTAACTCTGAAAAAGATGTTGATCGTTTGTTAGATGAGACCGGCCAACTAAGATTAGATTCACCATTTAATATATTCATAGGTGGGCAAATTCTGGATCGTGGGGTTACGATCGATAACTTAATTGGATTCTTTTATGGGCGGAATCCTAAACAATTTCAACAAGATACGGTGCTTCAACATTCACGGATGTATGGTGCACGACCATTAGAGGACGTTGCCGTTACCCGCTTTTACACTACGCAGCATATTTGGAATATCATGAATAAAATCCATGAATTTGATACTGCCCTTCGTGAAGCATTTGAGCGTGGTGGACATGAGCAAGGTATTATTTTTATTCAAAAAGATTTGGCCAATAAAATAGTTCCGTGCAGCCCTAATAAAATCATGCTATCGCAACTTACTGTCTTGAAGCCCCATAAACGGATTTTACCAGTGGGATTCAATACAAAATCTAGAACGGCAATTGAGAAAACGGTCAATCAGATTAGTCAGTTATTAGTTGATGCGGAGAAAAAAAGTGCCCTTAGAGACGAATCCAATTTTACAATATCTGTCGAGCTGGCAAAAGAGATTTTAACTCTCGCTCATTCAACAGTAGAAATGGAAGATGGTTATGCATGGGAGATCAGCGAGTACTACTCCATATTGGATTACTTGACCAAGGAAGTAGATCAAAATCCTGAAAGTCTTATTTGGGTTGTTAGACGGGAAAATCGCAACATAAAAAGGAAAGATGATAATAATAAATATGAAAATTCGCCTGATACACCTAAGGGTGAGCGAGGGGAACTTACAGTTGCGAGACGATTATCAACTGACATTCCGGCATTAATTATGTTATGTCAAAATGGATTAGTAGAAAATGGATGGCGCGGCGCGAAGTTCTGGTGGCCTGTTTTGATCGTGCCAAAGAATATAACGACAACAATTTATTCTAAGAAAACTACTAATTAG
- a CDS encoding DUF7662 domain-containing protein has translation MTGKYTSLFTYLNTQQGSIIELMVDQLEELLGFALPTSAHQYRAWWANDVTHSQAKAWLYAGWEVDRVNLPVITFKRSVD, from the coding sequence ATTACTGGAAAGTATACGTCACTTTTTACTTACTTAAATACTCAGCAAGGCTCAATCATAGAGTTGATGGTAGATCAGCTGGAGGAGTTACTTGGTTTTGCGTTGCCTACATCAGCTCACCAATATAGGGCTTGGTGGGCGAATGATGTAACGCACTCGCAAGCTAAGGCTTGGCTTTATGCTGGTTGGGAAGTAGATAGAGTAAATTTACCTGTTATTACTTTTAAACGGAGTGTAGATTAA